The proteins below are encoded in one region of Megalops cyprinoides isolate fMegCyp1 chromosome 14, fMegCyp1.pri, whole genome shotgun sequence:
- the LOC118789153 gene encoding major facilitator superfamily domain-containing protein 6-A-like isoform X1, whose amino-acid sequence MASDDRVAILTDDEEDLKRKYVLAEPFRTLSLEGVGDPPSSSATPEEPPAELPISPSLQDMGCLERCCIRIDNHLLISKVFYFFFYAAYGSLHPLLAVYYKQLGMTPSQGGLLVGIRFFIEFCSAPFWGVVADRFKKGKAVLLFSVLCWIVFNCGIGFVKPAAMSCVEKNPTVPPPNASVTFPTANRSRTVPPTPANHSRSRRDAVGDFFTLPHLFHNFVSVHGSRRRYVRNVDANATVTTIGPIVTERASAANNTVDNPMTSTPTARTITPRATPTSSPLTTLTPTTPTTTPTTTPPTTTTTTPTTTTAKPKEYIITYNEDQVETIFLLILLVIIIGEFFSAPAVTIVDTVTLQYLGRHRDRYGLQRMWGSLGWGLAMLSVGIWIDHTHITFLIEGTGCILPDYKNYQIAFIVFGVLMSASLLVATRFQFDRGDHVPVTAQREEAEKRDSAEGPQMARTPSSPEGGLQESAVSAGSAQQPFHYRDLIRLLCGVRYGTVLFVAWFMGFGYGFVFTFLYWHLEDLKGTTTLFGICSVLSHVSELAAYFTSHKLIELVGHIRVLYIGLACNTARYLYISYLENAWIVLPMEVLQGMTHASVWAACISYLSAAVPPDLRTSAQGILQGLHLGLGRGCGAMVGGVFVNFFGLASTFRGIGMASLVILLIFSLIQYLTGRNEDKEDKMLAENIPVPSSPVPIATIDLVQSHSELAAPRVEPKIPPKKTKHQEEQEDVTKPAWVISASPWVTIAFAIYQIREMVVMAKNNPSTEIQPLQETNDTSTTPPEGETSGTTHPTDPPGTSEQPMPHEGLFSASSKGPPELAEPAGTPSQAPLPPDQRHSAENPTPLPGNFQAPPQMSSSNPFNPFQQ is encoded by the exons atGGCAAGTGACGACCGAGTGGCCATCCTGACAGATGACGAGGAGGACCTGAAGAGGAAGTATGTCTTGGCCGAGCCATTCAGGACCCTCTCCTTGGAGGGAGTGGGAGACCCTCCCTCTTCGTCGGCCACGCCAGAAGAACCCCCCGCCGAGCTGCCCATCTCTCCCTCGCTGCAGGATATGGGCTGCCTGGAGAGGTGCTGCATACGGATCGACAACCACCTCCTCATCTCCAAGGTCTTCTACTTCTTCTTCTACGCAGCCTACGgctccctgcaccccctgctggccgtCTACTATAAGCAGCTGGGGATGACGCCCAGCCAGGGCGGGCTGCTGGTGGGGATCCGCTTCTTCATCGAGTTCTGCAGCGCCCCCTTCTGGGGAGTGGTGGCCGACCGTTTCAAGAAGGGCAAGGCCGTCCTGCTGTTCTCCGTGCTGTGCTGGATTGTGTTTAACTGCGGCATCGGCTTCGTCAAGCCAGCCGCCATGAGCTGCGTAGAGAAGAATCCCACGGTGCCTCCCCCGAACGCCTCCGTCACCTTCCCGACAGCCAATCGCAGCAGGactgtcccccccacccctgccaacCATTCCAGGAGTCGCCGAGACGCAGTGGGAGATTTCTTCACCCTCCCCCATCTTTTTCACAATTTCGTGTCTGTCCATGGTTCCCGACGGAGGTATGTCAGAAACGTTGATGCCAATGCCACAGTAACTACCATTGGGCCAATTGTGACAGAGCGTGCATCCGCCGCCAATAACACAGTGGATAACCCAATGACTTCAACCCCCACCGCCCGGACCATCACCCCCAGAGCCACCCCAACCTCCAGCCCCTTAACTACCTTGACCCCCACCACTCCCACAACCACCCCAACAACCACCCCGCCAACCACCACAACCACTACTCCCACAACTACCACTGCCAAGCCCAAAGAGTACATCATCACTTACAACGAAGACCAGGTGGAGAccatcttcctcctcatcctgcTGGTCATCATCATCGGCGAGTTCTTCAGCGCCCCTGCGGTCACCATCGTGGACACGGTCACGCTGCAGTACCTCGGCCGGCACCGCGACCGCTACGGGCTGCAGAGGATGTGGGGCTCTCTGGGCTGGGGCCTGGCCATGCTCTCCGTGGGCATCTGGATCGACCACACGCACATCACCTTCCTCATCGAGGGCACCGGCTGCATCTTGCCCGACTACAAGAATTACCAGATCGCTTTCATCGTGTTCGGTGTCCTGATGAGCGCCTCCCTGCTGGTGGCGACGCGGTTCCAGTTCGACCGGGGCGACCACGTGCCCGTGACCGCGCAGCGGGAGGAGGCGGAGAAGAGGGATTCGGCAGAGGGCCCGCAGATGGCCCGGACTCCCTCCTCTCCTGAAGGGGGGTTGCAAGAATCGGCGGTGTCCGCTGGCTCTGCCCAGCAACCGTTTCACTACCGGGACCTGATTCGCCTGCTGTGCGGCGTGCGCTACGGCACCGTGCTCTTCGTGGCCTGGTTCATGGGCTTCGGGTACGGCTTCGTCTTCACCTTCCTCTACTGGCACCTGGAGGACCTGAAGGGCACCACCACACTGTTCGGCATCTGCTCTGTCCTGAGCCACGTCTCCGAGCTGGCGGCCTACTTCACCAGCCACAAGCTCATCGAGCTGGTGGGCCACATCCG GGTGCTGTACATCGGTCTGGCGTGCAACACGGCGCGCTACCTCTACATCTCTTACCTGGAGAACGCCTGGATCGTTCTGCCCATGGAGGTGCTTCAAG GGATGACACACGCCTCGGTTTGGGCAGCCTGCATCTCATACCTGAGCGCAGCCGTGCCCCCTGACCTCCGCACGTCCGCCCAAGGCATCCTGCAGGGCCTCCACCTGGGCCTGGGGAGGGGCTGCGGGGCCATGGTGGGCGGAGTCTTCGTCAACTTCTTTG GATTGGCATCGACCTTCAGAGGAATTGGAATGGCCTCCCTAGTCATTCTGCTCATCTTCTCCCTCATCCAATATCTCACAGGACGGAATGAGGACAAAG aGGATAAGATGCTGGCTGAGAATATTCCGGTTCCATCCAGCCCAGTTCCCATAGCAACCATCGACCTGGTTCAGAGCCACTCAGAGCTGGCGGCACCCCGGGTGGAGCCCAAGATTCCACCCAAAAAGACCAAGCACCAAGAGGAGCAGGAAGACGTCACCAAGCCTGCCTGGGTGATCTCCGCCTCCCCCTGGGTCACCATCGCCTTTGCCATCTACCAGATCCGGGAGATGGTTGTCATGGCAAAGAACAACCCCTCCACGGAGATCCAGCCCTTGCAG GAGACAAATGATACTTCCACAACTCCTCCAGAAGGGGAGACTTCAGGCACAACGCACCCCACGGACCCACCCGGCACGTCCGAGCAGCCCATGCCCCACGAGGGGCTTTTCAGTGCGTCCAGCAAGGGCCCCCCAGAACTCGCGGAGCCCGCTGGGACACCCAGCCAAGCCCCACTCCCACCAGACCAGAGACACTCAGCTGAGAACCCCACTCCACTCCCAGGGAACTTTCAGGCCCCTCCACAGATGTCCTCAAGTAACCCCTTTAACCCTTTCCAACAGTAA
- the LOC118789153 gene encoding major facilitator superfamily domain-containing protein 6-A-like isoform X2, translating to MASDDRVAILTDDEEDLKRKYVLAEPFRTLSLEGVGDPPSSSATPEEPPAELPISPSLQDMGCLERCCIRIDNHLLISKVFYFFFYAAYGSLHPLLAVYYKQLGMTPSQGGLLVGIRFFIEFCSAPFWGVVADRFKKGKAVLLFSVLCWIVFNCGIGFVKPAAMSCVEKNPTVPPPNASVTFPTANRSRTVPPTPANHSRSRRDAVGDFFTLPHLFHNFVSVHGSRRRYVRNVDANATVTTIGPIVTERASAANNTVDNPMTSTPTARTITPRATPTSSPLTTLTPTTPTTTPTTTPPTTTTTTPTTTTAKPKEYIITYNEDQVETIFLLILLVIIIGEFFSAPAVTIVDTVTLQYLGRHRDRYGLQRMWGSLGWGLAMLSVGIWIDHTHITFLIEGTGCILPDYKNYQIAFIVFGVLMSASLLVATRFQFDRGDHVPVTAQREEAEKRDSAEGPQMARTPSSPEGGLQESAVSAGSAQQPFHYRDLIRLLCGVRYGTVLFVAWFMGFGYGFVFTFLYWHLEDLKGTTTLFGICSVLSHVSELAAYFTSHKLIELVGHIRVLYIGLACNTARYLYISYLENAWIVLPMEVLQGMTHASVWAACISYLSAAVPPDLRTSAQGILQGLHLGLGRGCGAMVGGVFVNFFGLASTFRGIGMASLVILLIFSLIQYLTGRNEDKEDKMLAENIPVPSSPVPIATIDLVQSHSELAAPRVEPKIPPKKTKHQEEQEDVTKPAWVISASPWVTIAFAIYQIREMVVMAKNNPSTEIQPLQKKGDK from the exons atGGCAAGTGACGACCGAGTGGCCATCCTGACAGATGACGAGGAGGACCTGAAGAGGAAGTATGTCTTGGCCGAGCCATTCAGGACCCTCTCCTTGGAGGGAGTGGGAGACCCTCCCTCTTCGTCGGCCACGCCAGAAGAACCCCCCGCCGAGCTGCCCATCTCTCCCTCGCTGCAGGATATGGGCTGCCTGGAGAGGTGCTGCATACGGATCGACAACCACCTCCTCATCTCCAAGGTCTTCTACTTCTTCTTCTACGCAGCCTACGgctccctgcaccccctgctggccgtCTACTATAAGCAGCTGGGGATGACGCCCAGCCAGGGCGGGCTGCTGGTGGGGATCCGCTTCTTCATCGAGTTCTGCAGCGCCCCCTTCTGGGGAGTGGTGGCCGACCGTTTCAAGAAGGGCAAGGCCGTCCTGCTGTTCTCCGTGCTGTGCTGGATTGTGTTTAACTGCGGCATCGGCTTCGTCAAGCCAGCCGCCATGAGCTGCGTAGAGAAGAATCCCACGGTGCCTCCCCCGAACGCCTCCGTCACCTTCCCGACAGCCAATCGCAGCAGGactgtcccccccacccctgccaacCATTCCAGGAGTCGCCGAGACGCAGTGGGAGATTTCTTCACCCTCCCCCATCTTTTTCACAATTTCGTGTCTGTCCATGGTTCCCGACGGAGGTATGTCAGAAACGTTGATGCCAATGCCACAGTAACTACCATTGGGCCAATTGTGACAGAGCGTGCATCCGCCGCCAATAACACAGTGGATAACCCAATGACTTCAACCCCCACCGCCCGGACCATCACCCCCAGAGCCACCCCAACCTCCAGCCCCTTAACTACCTTGACCCCCACCACTCCCACAACCACCCCAACAACCACCCCGCCAACCACCACAACCACTACTCCCACAACTACCACTGCCAAGCCCAAAGAGTACATCATCACTTACAACGAAGACCAGGTGGAGAccatcttcctcctcatcctgcTGGTCATCATCATCGGCGAGTTCTTCAGCGCCCCTGCGGTCACCATCGTGGACACGGTCACGCTGCAGTACCTCGGCCGGCACCGCGACCGCTACGGGCTGCAGAGGATGTGGGGCTCTCTGGGCTGGGGCCTGGCCATGCTCTCCGTGGGCATCTGGATCGACCACACGCACATCACCTTCCTCATCGAGGGCACCGGCTGCATCTTGCCCGACTACAAGAATTACCAGATCGCTTTCATCGTGTTCGGTGTCCTGATGAGCGCCTCCCTGCTGGTGGCGACGCGGTTCCAGTTCGACCGGGGCGACCACGTGCCCGTGACCGCGCAGCGGGAGGAGGCGGAGAAGAGGGATTCGGCAGAGGGCCCGCAGATGGCCCGGACTCCCTCCTCTCCTGAAGGGGGGTTGCAAGAATCGGCGGTGTCCGCTGGCTCTGCCCAGCAACCGTTTCACTACCGGGACCTGATTCGCCTGCTGTGCGGCGTGCGCTACGGCACCGTGCTCTTCGTGGCCTGGTTCATGGGCTTCGGGTACGGCTTCGTCTTCACCTTCCTCTACTGGCACCTGGAGGACCTGAAGGGCACCACCACACTGTTCGGCATCTGCTCTGTCCTGAGCCACGTCTCCGAGCTGGCGGCCTACTTCACCAGCCACAAGCTCATCGAGCTGGTGGGCCACATCCG GGTGCTGTACATCGGTCTGGCGTGCAACACGGCGCGCTACCTCTACATCTCTTACCTGGAGAACGCCTGGATCGTTCTGCCCATGGAGGTGCTTCAAG GGATGACACACGCCTCGGTTTGGGCAGCCTGCATCTCATACCTGAGCGCAGCCGTGCCCCCTGACCTCCGCACGTCCGCCCAAGGCATCCTGCAGGGCCTCCACCTGGGCCTGGGGAGGGGCTGCGGGGCCATGGTGGGCGGAGTCTTCGTCAACTTCTTTG GATTGGCATCGACCTTCAGAGGAATTGGAATGGCCTCCCTAGTCATTCTGCTCATCTTCTCCCTCATCCAATATCTCACAGGACGGAATGAGGACAAAG aGGATAAGATGCTGGCTGAGAATATTCCGGTTCCATCCAGCCCAGTTCCCATAGCAACCATCGACCTGGTTCAGAGCCACTCAGAGCTGGCGGCACCCCGGGTGGAGCCCAAGATTCCACCCAAAAAGACCAAGCACCAAGAGGAGCAGGAAGACGTCACCAAGCCTGCCTGGGTGATCTCCGCCTCCCCCTGGGTCACCATCGCCTTTGCCATCTACCAGATCCGGGAGATGGTTGTCATGGCAAAGAACAACCCCTCCACGGAGATCCAGCCCTTGCAG AAGAAAG GAGACAAATGA
- the LOC118788966 gene encoding inositol polyphosphate 1-phosphatase-like, which produces MSELLHALVRASEKAANIARACRQEESLFSLLIEEKKEGEKNKKFVTDFKTLADVLVQEVIKHDVGKQFPGLGNNIFGEESNEFMNGLGEKIQVQVCETEQDTSRLLSKVLGGNMEAAEVLARAAHADIVISNLGTGDIDIPVDDLGVWVDPIDSTFQYIKGIDDSVPNNNIYSQGLQCVTVLIGAYHLQTGVPVMGVINQPFAVLDPKTQRWTGQYYWGISSGSCNANFLQSPVECATEEPDSKRMTSSQKGALSSAVLSTGEAENVKSVLLEACKGQVHYAAGAGYKSLCVVLGLVDVYVFSEDTTFKWDCCSPHAILRSMGGGMADLKECLRLRHDGKLEERPELVYNNPVTNATGADKWANKGGLIAYRSQAHLDAVLKLLSTIPV; this is translated from the exons ATGTCCGAGTTGTTGCACGCACTGGTGCGGGCATCTGAAAAGGCTGCAAACATCGCCCGGGcatgcagacaggaagagagccTCTTCAGCCTGCTCATCGAAGAGAAGAAGGAGGGTGAGAAGAATAAGAAGTTTGTGACGGATTTCAAAACACTCGCAGATGTCCTTGTCCAAGAGGTTATAAAGCATGACGTTGGAAAACAG ttcCCAGGCCTTGGAAACAACATCTTTGGAGAGGAAtcaaatgaattcatgaatgGATTAG GTGAGAAGAttcaggtgcaggtgtgtgagacagagcaAGATACCTCCAGACTGCTCTCTAAGGTGCTGGGGGGCAACATGGAGGCAGCAGAGGTGCTGGCACGAGCGGCGCACGCTGACATTGTCATCTCCAACCTGGGCACAGGTGACATCGACATTCCAGTGGACGACCTTGGAGTGTGGGTGGATCCAATAG aTTCCACGTTTCAGTATATCAAAGGCATCGATGACTCTGTGCCAAACAATAACATCTACAGCCAgggactgcagtgtgtgacagttttAATTGGGGCGTACCATCTGCAAACAGGGGTCCCTGTCATGGGGGTCATTAACCAGCCATTTGCTGTTTTGGATCCAAAGACTCAGAG ATGGACTGGACAGTACTACTGGGGGATTTCATCTGGCTCGTGTAATGCAAATTTCCTCCAGTCACCGGTAGAGTGTGCCACAGAGGAACCCGACAGCAAGCGTATGACCTCCAGCCAGAAGGGGGCACTGTCCTCTGCAGTTCTTAGCACTGGGGAAGCAGAGAATGTCAAGAGTGTTCTCCTGGAGGCCTGCAAAGGGCAGGTGCACTATGCTGCAGGCGCTGGGTACAAAAGCCTGTGTGTGGTCCTTGGGTTGGTGGATGTGTACGTGTTCTCCGAGGATACAACATTCAAATGGGACTGCTGCTCCCCGCACGCCATCCTGCGCTCCATGGGTGGCGGCATGGCTGACCTGAAAGAGTGTTTGAGGctgaggcatgatgggaaactGGAGGAACGGCCAGAGCTGGTGTATAACAACCCAGTGACAAATGCCACCGGAGCTGACAAGTGGGCAAATAAAGGCGGGCTAATTGCATACAGGTCACAAGCACACCTTGATGCAGTCCTGAAGCTGCTCTCCACCATCCCAGTATAG
- the LOC118789290 gene encoding insulin-like growth factor-binding protein complex acid labile subunit → MQLFVWALPLLTLVCSKQHRHSSLCENGCDCSGELRFVNCSSSLLTHIPTDIPPTTEHLDLSLNQLSHITAVSFQALRRLSVLLLNDNNISAVSGGTFSFLESLQRLDLSHNQISALSEGFSLGLGSLRELLLVHNQLTSLDLGSFLHLDSLLRLDLSSNAIHSIQVRAFSCMSTLRQLHLRNNQLSYLSNAIFSTFRSLEVLDLRGNRITSTEVGVFTPLKSLAVLDLSHNGLSTIQFKTFLSIRTYSTHILLAHNPWNCDCDLQRVFRKLRSVHRLFLDDYLNLSCGEPPELRGYWLSQVDTELCIAETVTVLIITVTVVITVLAAIIIAERNRNDSSTKQWSEENDMYCDS, encoded by the coding sequence ATGCAGCTCTTCGTTTGGGCTCTCCCCTTGCTGACATTGGTATGTTCCAAACAGCATCGGCACAGCAGCTTGTGTGAGAATGGTTGTGACTGTAGTGGGGAGCTCAGATTTGTCAATTGCTCGAGCTCACTTCTTACCCATATCCCCACTGACATCCCCCCTACGACGGAACACTTGGACCTGTCCCTGAACCAGCTGAGCCACATCACTGCAGTGTCATTCCAGGCACTCCGCAGACTGAGCGTTCTCCTCCTGAATGACAACAATATTAGTGCTGTGTCAGGAGGGACTTTCTCCTTCCTGGAGAGCCTCCAGAGGCTGGACCTGAGCCACAACCAGATCTCAGCCCTGAGCGAGGGTTTCTCTCTGGGCCTGGGCTCCCtgagggagctgctgctggtccACAACCAGCTGACCAGCCTGGATCTAGGAAGCTTCCTGCACCTGGACAGCCTGCTGAGACTGGACCTGAGCAGTAATGCTATTCATTCAATCCAGGTGAGGGCCTTCAGCTGCATGAGCACACTCCGCCAGCTGCACCTGCGCAACAACCAGCTCAGTTACCTAAGCAATGCCATCTTCTCCACCTTCCGGTCCCTGGAGGTCCTCGACCTGCGGGGTAACCGCATCACCAGCACAGAGGTGGGGGTCTTCACACCCCTCAAGAGCCTGGCCGTGCTGGACCTGTCCCACAACGGTCTGAGCACCATCCAGTTTAAGACCTTCCTCAGCATCCGCACCTACAGCACCCACATCCTGCTGGCGCACAACCCCTGGAACTGCGACTGCGACCTGCAGAGGGTGTTCAGGAAGCTGCGCAGCGTGCACAGGCTCTTCCTGGACGACTACCTCAACCTGAGCTGCGGGGAGCCGCCCGAGCTGCGGGGCTACTGGCTGAGCCAGgtggacacagagctgtgcaTCGCCGAGACCGTCACCGTGCTCATCATCACCGTCACCGTGGTGATCACCGTGCTGGCAGCCATAATCATCGCCGAGAGGAACAGGAATGACAGCTCCACTAAGCAGTGGAGCGAGGAGAATGACATGTACTGTGACTCTTAG